A segment of the Echinicola strongylocentroti genome:
CAGGAAGAATGAGGTGGTCATCCCATCTATCGAAGACGAGATGGCTTCACTCTGTTATTCTCCGTTCGCAACGGTTCTACGATTCTCCAATCTTTCAATCCCCATTTCTACAATTCTCCAATCCCTAGTACGTTCTCTGAAAGCGGTGGTCGAGCTTGGGATGGCGGATAGGTTTTAACGGAATTTGGGTTCCGTCGGTGTTTTCTAGCCAGTCCCAGACTTCGTTCCTAAGTCGCTTGCTTAAGTCCCTGTATTCGGGATCCCTGATCAGGTTATTCATCTCGTAAGGGTCTTTTTGGATGTCGTAGAGTTCGTTGATATCCCAGACGCCTTGGTTAAAGATGTACTTGTGCTGATCTGTCCTCACGGCAAATACCGTGGGTGTAGAAGGATAGGCCATTTCCCAATAGTATTCATAAAATACTTTCTCGCGCCAGTCCACCTCTTTCTGCTCCAAAAGTGGCACGAAGGATTCTCCTTGCATCTGCTGGGGAGTACTGCTCATTCCGGCTACTTCTAGTAAAGTGGGAGCGATGTCTATGTTCATGACCATTTTGTCAATGGTGATACCAGGTTTTACCATTTTGGGGTATTTTACCAGCAAAGGTACCTTCATGGATTCTTCGTAAGCATGTCGTTTATCGATCAGGCCATGCTCCCCAAAGGAAAAGCCATTATCTCCCATATAAACTACAATGGTGTTTTCCTCCAATCCCTCTTCTTCGAGCCAATCCATCACCCGGCCGATACTTTCGTCCAGGGCCATAAGGGTTTCCAGATAGCTTTTATAGAAAACATTAAAAGGAAGTTGGCCATGGTACATATAATCCACTCCATGCCAGCTGTATCGTTGTTTTCTTACCCAGTCTGGGATGTCCTTATAGTTTACTTTGGTTTCTGGCGCCCGAATGATGTCTCCGTAAAATTCACTGCTGTCCGTGGCGGTCAGGTACATGGAAGGAGGAGTCACGATGGGCAAGGTGTCGTACATCCCTTCGTGCCTTTTTGCGGGTTGGAATTCGGAATGAACGGCCTTGTGGGAAAGATACAGCATGAACGGCTCTTCTTCCCCAAGGCTGTTCAGCCAGCCCAGTGCCTCATTGGTCAGCAGATCGGAAGTATAGCTGCCTTCTGGTTGGGGGACACGTTCGCCGTTGATGTTAAAGACGGGGTTATAATAGGTGCCCTGACCGCGAAAACTCACCCACTGGTCAAAACCAGGCTGGGGCATGTCGTCGGTATTGCCCATGTGCCATTTGCCAAAAAAGCCTGTTTTATAGCCCATCTCCTGCAAATACTGCGGGAAAAAGGTCAAATCATCCGGTAAAGGAGCCTGATTGTCCACAATCGTGTGGGTATGGGCATACTGGCCGGTAAGGATGGACGCCCGGCTAGGAGAGCACAGGGAAGTACTCACAAAGGCGTTGTTCATATGTGCCCCTTCTGCAGCTATTCGATCCATGTTGGGGGTTTTTAGACCGGGCACTGCTCCGGTAAATCCCATGAAATCATAGCGGTGATCATCAGAAAGGATAAAGACAATATTGGGCTTTGCTGACTGGCAAAACACTTGGGCACCAGACAGCAAGGCAAAAGCCAATAAAAATAAACTTCTTTTAAGCATAATTAATGAGCTTATAGGTTTTCTTAAGTAAGCATGAAGAATTAATTAAGATCGATAGATGAATCAGCTTTTACTAATAGATCCTACAGTTCTTCAATTCCGCCATTCAACAATCTATTAATCTTCCCAATTGACCTTTTGAGTACTTACTTCACTGGAATTGGTGCCGATCATGATTTCAAATTCTCCCGGCTCAAATACAAAGTCCAAGCTGTGGTTGTAGAATTTGAGGTCTTCTTGGCGCAGTTCAAATGAGATTTCTTTGGTTTCTCCCGCTTTAAGGAAGACCTTCTGAAAACCTTTAAGCTCCTTGACAGGTCGGGTCATGCTGCCCACCAGATCCCTCACATAGAGCTGCACCACTTCTTTGCCGTCGTATTTTCCGGCATTGGTAAGAGAGATGCTGGCGGTAAGGGTCTGGTCGCCATTTAGCTGGTCTGTGCTTAGTGCTAGGTTTTTATATTCAAATTCCGTATAGCTAAGTCCATAGCCAAATGGAAACAATGGCTCATTGGATACATCCAGGTAGTTGGAGCGGAATTTCTGGAACCATTGGCCTTCTGGTAGGGGCCGGCCAGTATTCTTGTGGTTGTAATAAATGGGGATTTGTCCCGTGTTTTGCGGGAAGGTCATGGTCAATTTCCCAGAAGGGTTTACCTCACCGAACAGCACATCTGCAATGGCATCCCCAGCTTCACTGCCCCCAAACCACACATTCAGGATCGCAGGGATGTTTTCTGCTTCCCAGTTGATGGCCAATGGACGACCGGTAAATAGCACCATCACGATCGGCTTGCCCGTTTTGGCCAATGCCTTCAACAGACGACGTTGGTTGGCTGGCAGTTCGATGGTGCTTCTGCTGGATGATTCCCCGCTCATTTCGGCGGATTCACCCATGGCCGCAACGATTACATCGGCTCCTTTTGCAGCTTCTATGGCTTCTTGGATCAATTCCTCCTCGGGTCTGTTGTCCCGATAAGTGGGTTTGCCAAAAACGCTCACCCTGGATTCCAATAGGGAGTCGGCCACCACATTGGCGCCACGGGCTTCTACGATCTTTATATCGTTTCCTACGGCATTTTGGATGCCTTGCTTGAGTGAAATGGACTCCTTAAACCTTCCGGCCACGCTCCATGTCCCTGTCATGTTTTCTGCATTGTCTGCCATTGGCCCGATGAGGGCTATGGTGCCATTTTTTTTCAGGGGCAATACTTGATCCTCGTTTTTCATCAGGACGAAGGATTGGGCAGCTATTTCTCGTGAAACTTGCCTGTTTTCAGCATTGAATATTTCTGTTTCGGACCTTTCTGGGTCACAATAGCGATAGGGGTCTTCGAATAGGCCGAGTTTAAATTTGGCGATCAAGATTCTTCTGCAAGCCTCGTCGATTTGCGCTTCGGTGATCGTGCCTTCTTCTAGGGAAGCCTTTAAGGTGGTCAAGAAGCCTTCGCCCACCATGTCCATGTCCACGCCTGCTTTCAGTGCTTTGGCAGAAACTGTCTTGAGGTCTCCGATTCCATGGGCGATCATTTCATTGATGGCGGTATAATCGGTCACTACGAAGCCATCAAAGCCCCATTCATCACGCAACAAATCAGTCATCAGCCACTTGTTGGCACTTGCGGGGATGCCTTCCACTTCGTTAAAGGCGGTCATCACCGTGCCTACACCTGCGTCCACTGCGGCTTTGTAGGGAGGGAAGTACTCATTGTACATTCGCTGACGGCTCATGTCTACGGTATTATAATCCCTGCCTGCTTCTGGTGCTCCATAAAGGGCAAAGTGCTTGACGCAGGCCATCAGGGTGTTGTTTAGGCTCAGGTCATTGCCTTGGTAGCCTTCTACCATGGCTTTGGCAATCTGAGCGCCCAAGTACGGATCCTCACCACTTCCTTCGGATACACGGCCCCAGCGTGGTTCGCGGGAGATGTCCGTCATGGGCGAAAAAGTCCAGTTGATCCCGTCGGCACTGGCTTCTTTGGCAGCAAGTTGGGCTGATTTTTTGATCAAGTCCATGTCCCAGGTGCATGACAGCCCTAGGGGAATGGGGAAAATGGTTTCGTAACCGTGGATCACATCCATTCCAAAGAGTAGCGGAATGCCCAAGCGGCTTTCTTCCACGGCCACCTGCTGTACATCGCGGATTTTTTTTACGGTCTTGATGTTAAAAAGCCCGCCGACTTTACCTGCTTTTATTTTTTCGGCAATATTGGAACTTGACGCTTGGCCAGTGGTGAAATCACCAGCAGCGGGTAGGTTTAGCTGACCGATTTTTTCTTCCAGTGTCATTAAGGCCAAAACAGAATCTGCCTTTTGAATGGAAGGATCTTTGGCGTATGGTTCAGGTGTTTTGCCTGAGGGCTTAAAGGCCATTATGAAGCATCCGATGGCCAGTATAATGAGGATATATTTTTTCATAGTGGTATTTTTTTGTTCTTCTCAATTCACTAATTGTTGGTCTTTACATCTGATCACTATTTATGCTTTGGTCAGTAACTAAAGCCTAGCCGGTCCAAGCCGCTCTGTACTTCCTGATCTTTCATAAATACTTCCCAAAGCAATCCTGTCCGATGATTTTCGATCATGAGGATAATAGGTCCTTGATCGATGGCCAGATAGGAATCTGCATACCAGTTTTCGGTGATGTTAAAGGCATCATAGAATCCATGTTCTCCCCATAGCTTATCCCCAAGTTTATAATAGAAAAACTGTAGGGCATCCATAGAAGCGTCTGGGGTATAGGGGAAAGAGGATAGGGCAGCCGTAGGCGTGATGACTCCCAGGTCATTGGTGGGAGAATGGGCGCTGTAGCCATTAGGATTGTCGCTGGCAGTGAGCCCCCATACTTCGTCCGAATAGCCAATGAAACCTTTCGGGTTTTGCTGGCAATAGGCTTGGTTGATCAGGCTGTGCGCGGTGTTTTGCTCCCAATAGTTCGCATACTGATCGGAGAGGTTTCTTGGATCCAAGCCCAAGAAGGAATAATGTGCAAAGAACAATGGCCCTCCATATTCATCGCCCAAGGGAAGCTGTTGTTGGAAATAGCTGCTGCCATTTTGGATTTCCCCGTTCCTTGCCCATCCGGATTCATAGACATCCTTAGCGATGGGATGCGTGGGAGAAGCAGCGGCCAGGACATAAACAATAAGGCTTTCAATGTATCCTCGGATCGGGAGGTTTTGTTCCCAACCGTAGTTTGGCGACCAGTGCCAGTAAAGTACATTGCTTCCATCTTTGGTATACCAGTCCCATTCTACGGATTCCCAAAGCTGGGTGATTTTGTCGATCAGTTCATTTTCGGCTGTATTACTACTGTCAAGATAAGCCCTGACGGTCAATAGTCCCTGAACCATAAAGGCTGTTTCTACCAAATCTCCCCCATTATCTTTGGTACTGAAAGGAATGGTCTTGCCGGTTTCGCCGTTCATCCAGTGTGGCCAGGCGCCATGAAAGCGATCGGCAGCCGCCAGAAAGTCCACGATCTTGGTCCATCTGTCAAGGGCCTCTTGTCGGGTAATGAACCCTCTCTCCACTCCAACGATCAAGGCCATCACGCCAAAGCCCGAACCGCCAATAGTTACCGTATTGCCAGCAGTATTCCGCTCTCTGACCAGCCCGCTGGTGGGGTGGGCAAAGTCCCAAAAATACCGAAATGTCTGCTCTTGGACTTTGGTAAGCAACGCTTCTTCGGACAATACGGGGAATTTGGGCGTATCATCTATTGCGGAATAAAATTCACTATTGGTTTCTGTAAATTGCTCTCCATTGCTCCCTTGTAGCCTATCTGAAATTTTCAATGTATAGCGACTGAGATAGGTCAGCGGAGAACTGGATGTGACCGTTACCGTCTGATCATTATCGCTCAATTCAAATTGTAAAGCAGGTGAAGTAGGACCCGATAAGTCGAATGCCCCCGGTAGGGTGGATTCGTTTATGGGGTGGTTAAAAGAAAAAGTAGCTTGAAAATTGACCGGCACTTGCTGGATCCTACCTGTTGTGGTGGTGTCACTTTCCAGAATGGAAGCATTGGTGACGGCTAAGGTGCCGAGTTGGGTTGTGAAATTAAAGGTTGTGCCCATAAATGCGCCACCACCGGTGGAGGTTAGTGAAGTGCCTATTTCCAGCAGGTAAGTTGTGGAAGATTGCAGTGTCCCTTCAGGGGTAATGGTGATCGTTTTATTGTCAGAAAGTAGATGGGCAGAGAATGGTACGGATGCCTGATCACTGCTCAATGAAATAGCTGAAGCAATGCTTGACTGCTTGATCGGGTGAGAAAACGACAGGCTAATGGATCGGTCAATAGCGATATTTTCAGTGATGCCAGTTGGGTCAAGAGAGGTGTCTCCAATATGTGCCCCTGTAAGTTCCAAGGCCACCAGTGTTTCGTCGTCCTTATTACACGCAGTGATAAGAAGAAAAAATAGTAAGGTAAATATAGGTCTCATCATTTTGAGCATATCGAGAATTAAGGAGGGTTCCACTGCTGAAACCCTCCTGATATATATAA
Coding sequences within it:
- a CDS encoding sulfatase family protein; translation: MLKRSLFLLAFALLSGAQVFCQSAKPNIVFILSDDHRYDFMGFTGAVPGLKTPNMDRIAAEGAHMNNAFVSTSLCSPSRASILTGQYAHTHTIVDNQAPLPDDLTFFPQYLQEMGYKTGFFGKWHMGNTDDMPQPGFDQWVSFRGQGTYYNPVFNINGERVPQPEGSYTSDLLTNEALGWLNSLGEEEPFMLYLSHKAVHSEFQPAKRHEGMYDTLPIVTPPSMYLTATDSSEFYGDIIRAPETKVNYKDIPDWVRKQRYSWHGVDYMYHGQLPFNVFYKSYLETLMALDESIGRVMDWLEEEGLEENTIVVYMGDNGFSFGEHGLIDKRHAYEESMKVPLLVKYPKMVKPGITIDKMVMNIDIAPTLLEVAGMSSTPQQMQGESFVPLLEQKEVDWREKVFYEYYWEMAYPSTPTVFAVRTDQHKYIFNQGVWDINELYDIQKDPYEMNNLIRDPEYRDLSKRLRNEVWDWLENTDGTQIPLKPIRHPKLDHRFQRTY
- the bglX gene encoding beta-glucosidase BglX, which encodes MKKYILIILAIGCFIMAFKPSGKTPEPYAKDPSIQKADSVLALMTLEEKIGQLNLPAAGDFTTGQASSSNIAEKIKAGKVGGLFNIKTVKKIRDVQQVAVEESRLGIPLLFGMDVIHGYETIFPIPLGLSCTWDMDLIKKSAQLAAKEASADGINWTFSPMTDISREPRWGRVSEGSGEDPYLGAQIAKAMVEGYQGNDLSLNNTLMACVKHFALYGAPEAGRDYNTVDMSRQRMYNEYFPPYKAAVDAGVGTVMTAFNEVEGIPASANKWLMTDLLRDEWGFDGFVVTDYTAINEMIAHGIGDLKTVSAKALKAGVDMDMVGEGFLTTLKASLEEGTITEAQIDEACRRILIAKFKLGLFEDPYRYCDPERSETEIFNAENRQVSREIAAQSFVLMKNEDQVLPLKKNGTIALIGPMADNAENMTGTWSVAGRFKESISLKQGIQNAVGNDIKIVEARGANVVADSLLESRVSVFGKPTYRDNRPEEELIQEAIEAAKGADVIVAAMGESAEMSGESSSRSTIELPANQRRLLKALAKTGKPIVMVLFTGRPLAINWEAENIPAILNVWFGGSEAGDAIADVLFGEVNPSGKLTMTFPQNTGQIPIYYNHKNTGRPLPEGQWFQKFRSNYLDVSNEPLFPFGYGLSYTEFEYKNLALSTDQLNGDQTLTASISLTNAGKYDGKEVVQLYVRDLVGSMTRPVKELKGFQKVFLKAGETKEISFELRQEDLKFYNHSLDFVFEPGEFEIMIGTNSSEVSTQKVNWED
- a CDS encoding glucoamylase family protein, translated to MMRPIFTLLFFLLITACNKDDETLVALELTGAHIGDTSLDPTGITENIAIDRSISLSFSHPIKQSSIASAISLSSDQASVPFSAHLLSDNKTITITPEGTLQSSTTYLLEIGTSLTSTGGGAFMGTTFNFTTQLGTLAVTNASILESDTTTTGRIQQVPVNFQATFSFNHPINESTLPGAFDLSGPTSPALQFELSDNDQTVTVTSSSPLTYLSRYTLKISDRLQGSNGEQFTETNSEFYSAIDDTPKFPVLSEEALLTKVQEQTFRYFWDFAHPTSGLVRERNTAGNTVTIGGSGFGVMALIVGVERGFITRQEALDRWTKIVDFLAAADRFHGAWPHWMNGETGKTIPFSTKDNGGDLVETAFMVQGLLTVRAYLDSSNTAENELIDKITQLWESVEWDWYTKDGSNVLYWHWSPNYGWEQNLPIRGYIESLIVYVLAAASPTHPIAKDVYESGWARNGEIQNGSSYFQQQLPLGDEYGGPLFFAHYSFLGLDPRNLSDQYANYWEQNTAHSLINQAYCQQNPKGFIGYSDEVWGLTASDNPNGYSAHSPTNDLGVITPTAALSSFPYTPDASMDALQFFYYKLGDKLWGEHGFYDAFNITENWYADSYLAIDQGPIILMIENHRTGLLWEVFMKDQEVQSGLDRLGFSY